The following proteins are encoded in a genomic region of Bacillus sp. FJAT-22090:
- the lepB gene encoding signal peptidase I, producing the protein MKKVKEKNEFLEWAKAIGIAILFACGIRFFLFTPIVVDGASMMPTFENGDRIVVDKIGPKLMEYERFDVIVFEAKEDTNYIKRIIGIPGDRIAYENDELFINGERYEEHYLEEYKKALIDNGTLTGDFTLEEYLGELTVPDGYFFVLGDNRRNSTDSRDPSVGFVSKDKILGTAKIVFLPLDNLKIIK; encoded by the coding sequence GTGAAAAAAGTAAAAGAAAAAAATGAATTTTTGGAATGGGCAAAAGCAATAGGAATTGCTATTTTATTTGCATGTGGTATTCGATTTTTCCTATTTACACCTATTGTAGTTGACGGTGCTTCTATGATGCCCACATTTGAGAATGGTGACAGAATAGTAGTGGATAAAATCGGACCAAAATTGATGGAGTATGAAAGATTTGATGTGATTGTATTTGAAGCAAAAGAAGATACTAATTATATCAAACGTATTATTGGTATTCCTGGTGACCGCATCGCTTATGAAAACGATGAACTTTTTATTAATGGTGAGAGGTACGAAGAACACTACTTAGAGGAATATAAAAAAGCTTTGATAGACAATGGTACACTTACAGGAGACTTTACATTAGAAGAATATTTAGGTGAATTAACTGTGCCAGATGGATACTTTTTTGTACTAGGAGATAATCGTCGTAACAGCACAGATAGCAGAGATCCGAGTGTTGGATTTGTTTCGAAGGATAAAATATTGGGTACCGCAAAAATTGTATTTTTACCTCTAGATAATTTAAAGATAATAAAATGA
- a CDS encoding PQQ-dependent sugar dehydrogenase gives MLKVKVSLRPIVSNINLPTVLKTAILPGDSIERLFIATQVGEIFYIGNGVIRTFLDIRPRIIKLGVSGGGYDERGLIGLAFHPEFHYNGLFYLHYSVAGTQGPGALPNSEAAGRGQDGLPEFFQPNPCDPRTLNLKWINRETQFDHIDTVEEWILQSNGQPQKRRALLNLRRPFFNHNGVNSLNFSPETGKLVLTTGDGGSGYDPFNLSQDDMEIAGKIIEIDVANNTFIANPPVVTRFNELPAPIQETLTVIAKGVRNIPGISFQRFYNQYIKYVGNVGQDLVESIFSFVHYKPIPVTQLIQASLMKSESDQEGFINFGWRGWEGAFPTSIIRGCSANPTLEEKTIAYYNDTVKNSFIRLQPLTSYFHKDPRPDKFGGTALTGVQAYSGNGIPDLTGSVVFTDFARDEGSQPPVTGVLAYTRLRTDGKPNDFSVIQTDYNFGSQSAYYVSLGTNLDQTRLYLGVYGSMNVTDFNKGTVFEIVP, from the coding sequence TTGTTAAAAGTTAAGGTTAGTTTACGACCCATTGTAAGTAATATAAATTTACCCACTGTTTTAAAAACAGCAATACTTCCGGGTGACTCAATTGAAAGATTATTTATTGCAACCCAGGTAGGAGAGATCTTTTACATTGGAAACGGAGTTATAAGGACTTTTTTAGATATTCGCCCGCGGATCATAAAACTAGGTGTTTCTGGTGGTGGATATGATGAACGAGGATTGATAGGGCTAGCGTTTCATCCCGAATTTCATTATAACGGTCTGTTTTATCTTCATTATTCTGTAGCTGGCACACAAGGTCCAGGTGCTCTTCCTAATTCAGAAGCTGCAGGACGAGGCCAAGATGGTCTTCCTGAATTTTTTCAGCCTAATCCGTGTGACCCCAGAACCTTAAACCTAAAGTGGATTAATAGAGAAACTCAATTTGATCATATTGATACAGTTGAGGAATGGATTTTACAATCGAATGGTCAACCTCAAAAACGGCGGGCATTACTTAATTTAAGAAGACCATTTTTCAATCATAATGGTGTCAATAGCTTAAACTTTTCACCTGAAACAGGAAAACTTGTATTAACAACCGGAGATGGTGGATCAGGCTATGATCCATTTAATTTAAGCCAGGATGATATGGAAATCGCCGGTAAAATAATTGAAATTGATGTAGCTAATAATACATTTATCGCTAATCCACCCGTAGTCACACGTTTTAATGAACTTCCCGCACCTATTCAGGAAACTCTAACGGTAATTGCCAAAGGGGTTCGTAATATACCTGGTATTTCATTTCAAAGGTTTTATAATCAGTATATCAAATATGTGGGAAATGTCGGACAGGATTTAGTAGAGTCGATTTTTTCATTCGTTCATTATAAACCAATACCGGTTACTCAACTTATTCAAGCTTCTTTAATGAAATCTGAATCTGACCAAGAAGGATTTATTAACTTTGGCTGGCGAGGATGGGAAGGTGCTTTTCCTACTTCGATTATAAGGGGCTGCTCTGCAAATCCGACTTTGGAAGAAAAAACAATTGCTTATTACAATGATACAGTAAAAAATTCATTCATACGTCTTCAGCCTTTAACTAGTTATTTTCATAAAGATCCCCGACCCGATAAGTTTGGAGGAACTGCACTTACAGGAGTTCAAGCCTATTCGGGGAATGGGATACCCGATTTAACGGGCAGCGTTGTGTTTACCGATTTTGCCCGGGATGAAGGATCTCAACCACCGGTTACAGGGGTTTTAGCTTATACTAGGCTAAGAACAGATGGTAAACCAAATGATTTTAGTGTTATTCAAACCGATTATAATTTTGGGTCTCAATCAGCTTATTATGTTAGCTTAGGAACAAATCTGGATCAAACTAGACTATATTTAGGGGTTTATGGCTCTATGAATGTGACTGATTTTAACAAAGGTACTGTTTTTGAAATTGTTCCATGA
- a CDS encoding general stress protein, translating to MKNHVVGVYENEQQAAEVVEDLKEKGYTTEEISVIAKNTNELSEITQEVKPSTKDGAFAGAVTGGAIGIAGVIAGLSTVLIPGFGAVLAAGPIITTIGGAVVGANSGAGGLKHALMEIGVPDDEAERYSNDAQDGKILVFLHPKQ from the coding sequence ATGAAGAATCATGTTGTTGGCGTATACGAAAATGAACAACAAGCGGCTGAAGTTGTTGAAGATTTAAAAGAGAAAGGCTATACAACTGAGGAAATTTCAGTTATTGCTAAAAATACAAATGAACTATCTGAAATCACGCAGGAAGTAAAACCCTCCACTAAGGATGGAGCCTTTGCTGGAGCTGTAACTGGAGGAGCAATTGGTATAGCGGGCGTGATAGCAGGTTTATCCACTGTATTAATTCCCGGATTTGGCGCTGTGTTGGCTGCAGGTCCAATAATTACAACAATTGGAGGAGCAGTCGTAGGGGCCAACTCTGGCGCTGGCGGATTAAAACATGCTCTGATGGAAATTGGAGTCCCAGATGATGAAGCTGAACGCTATTCTAATGACGCTCAAGATGGTAAAATTCTGGTATTTCTTCATCCCAAACAGTGA
- a CDS encoding NUDIX hydrolase, whose amino-acid sequence MFKYNVCFLKSNDRILMLNREKPPIMGVWNGVGGKYEAGETADEGAIREVFEETGIKVNEYYSKGVITWDKNDGEKDGLHVYLFEVDATLGNESIQKTREGILDWKQIDWIINPNNLGIAKMVLQYLPVLLEKENDYLFEYKDGIVKLIV is encoded by the coding sequence GTGTTTAAATATAATGTATGTTTCTTGAAAAGTAATGACCGAATCTTAATGCTGAATCGTGAAAAGCCACCAATTATGGGTGTGTGGAACGGGGTTGGCGGTAAATATGAAGCAGGAGAAACAGCTGATGAGGGTGCAATACGTGAAGTATTTGAGGAAACAGGTATCAAAGTAAACGAATATTACTCTAAAGGTGTAATTACATGGGATAAAAATGACGGGGAAAAAGATGGGTTACATGTGTACTTGTTTGAAGTAGATGCGACATTAGGGAATGAATCCATACAAAAAACAAGAGAAGGGATTCTCGATTGGAAACAAATAGATTGGATAATTAACCCTAATAACTTAGGGATTGCTAAAATGGTATTACAGTACTTGCCTGTACTATTAGAAAAAGAGAATGATTATTTATTCGAGTACAAGGACGGTATAGTTAAGCTTATAGTTTAA
- a CDS encoding GNAT family N-acetyltransferase, whose protein sequence is MKIRIATSNDRQQVVNVLNKATLALQKKGICQWDYPWDVNKIVSEIKNNYAYVLFLDEEIVGTFCIKEIDSLSELTIVPKSNYLFQIALLPEYQGNNYGSEITDFARSFTIEGNKTIYLDCWAGNEKLKGYYLNNGFEYRDDFPEEDYFISIFKYN, encoded by the coding sequence ATGAAAATAAGAATAGCCACGTCAAACGATCGGCAACAAGTGGTAAATGTATTAAATAAGGCAACGTTGGCTTTACAAAAAAAGGGGATTTGCCAGTGGGATTATCCATGGGATGTAAATAAAATTGTTAGCGAAATTAAGAATAATTATGCGTATGTATTATTCTTAGATGAGGAAATAGTTGGTACTTTTTGTATAAAGGAGATAGATAGTTTAAGTGAATTAACAATTGTTCCAAAAAGTAATTATTTGTTTCAAATTGCCCTTCTACCAGAATACCAAGGTAATAATTATGGATCAGAAATAACGGACTTTGCCCGTTCTTTCACAATTGAGGGAAATAAGACGATTTATTTAGACTGTTGGGCTGGAAATGAAAAGTTAAAAGGTTACTATTTGAATAATGGGTTCGAGTATCGAGATGATTTTCCCGAAGAAGATTATTTCATTAGCATTTTTAAATACAACTAA